The genomic DNA gaagagcagcaagctcaactatctgatattttaaagaatcaagctgctcaacaagaccaactcaatgaaatccaaaactctgtggaattgtttctctctctcctactacccgATGacgccaaaaagggggagaaagtgattaagtccaaatgctcaactgatcaaccactgaagggcaaggatgatgataatgatgactagggaaactctgaaaagggtagaggtcatggtcaaggcaaaggctcttcatccaagaaagcaggaacttctacacagagatcaaaCTCTGATgttgatagaagaataagttctgataaacaagttctgactaagcctgatgttctgatacaaggtgaaagtcaagaatcacagaagtttatgcaaacactgaagctcaaggggaaggaaacatctgtttactatcaagaccccaagatacagaagttggatgaagaaattttaaaaaGACTATTactcaaagacaatccaggaatggactttgaaagtctgaaggaagaagaagccagacttaaagcagaaaatgtcaaatccaagtctaaagtttctattactgcaaagaaacctccaaagcctaagggcattgtgattaaagaacaaactctgaggcaaccaaatccgaaatccaaagccaaatcacaagtagaggtagatccaaggtttaagggcaaagctaaagttgattATTCTGTAAAAATCTATCTTCCAATCATgaatctggaagcaaaatctgatgaagatactagtcttattttgaagaaaaagaagaatattcaaataacctctgacagagctcatgttgttcaagatcaggacttagtaaattctgatatgacaatgaagcaagaaacctctgacagagctcaagttgtcttgatatcagaagataaaggaaaggaaacctctgacattgctcatgttaaaccttcaaaaattctactacctgggtttactaaagttcaacaatctgctcaacctatgaagacttcaacaaatatTTTTAAGGGTGGATTGCTTCAAGGGAaagaagctagagataaaacaggactgggtaatgctgatgagaaaagagtaaacaactttaccttagatcctacatctctttctgaaccaggagtagggacaactccagaaagactaaatcaattggagtctgtacagatggtttacaattccaagctgaaagaagacataatgctttttttatgacagatggaagagtattccagataagaaaggatgcaatttggttgaagtattatgaagaactgcaacatgttttatttttacttcaagtgaagaacaggtcaacagatggtgctgccagttacttaaaatctgatattcaaaggcagaagaaactttactctgtaaagtctgacagaccatactatccaaagtacagagctcacaatagtgaattagttgagatgaagcctaatactgccaagatcactacttttctgggtattaagggtgttgaatttaatctggagtctgacaaagcttatctgatcagactggatcagaaaataaggaaagcaaagattaatgatctcagggctgctatctttcagacaggacaatatacagttgaacttaaagatgctaaaaggaggatgataaatgaacttaaatatgttgagagaactcttttgaagaactatctcagaacaactcctgacattaaagagatcacacactgaagccaagtcaaggactacaactgttaaattttgagGGATATACaagctaaagctgatatcagactttaaggattgtaaaagctacaaggactatgaGTTGTGGTTATTTAGTCAAATTcttatatgcatttgtacttaatatttttgacatcatcaaatatctattgaacttgtataatatgttaatttacaagttgggggagattgttagatatatttgtgatgtcatgtctaataatgatttgtgtttagttttcagaccttgactaacaggacaaatcaggacttaactggaaatcagtacttatgctgaagtcagaacttaagatatcagaacttaagttatcagaacttaagatatcagaagatattcatcagaagataatatcaggacttaagaagactttcagataaggaaggcggctgattgaaaggaaaaaagatcaagactaaaacaagaagagatatgtatggagaagaattctatgaagaatagaaggcttggaagaaaagataactaattgatatattttaggatgcagacttatatttgatatcaattagaagattatcttggaactgtgtagtatataaatatagcatagggtttacactataagtgttatcattatttagaatattattcattgtaaccctagcagctctcgtgatatttgttcatcactgagagagaacggttttattgcaatactgttttattaataagattattctgtgtttcatacttgtattcttaattcgatttgattgtagtatacactgtattcaaccccctatagtgtgtgtgacctaacagtttaTATTAAAGTATGCGAAAAATATCAATGTGCAAATTAATATGGTGATCAAAAACTCTATAGGTATGCATGTGTTACAATGTAACTAATGATAAACAACCGGAGATCAAAAGTACTGATTTCAATGGCAAAGTTAGTTTGCCTTTAATTTCTATCAAAAAAAATTCAGATCGGAATTTGTTAACAGAAAAAATAATGGGATATGGATTTATTATGAGGTTCCTTTAGACTTTTATTATCTAGGTAGTAGGAGGATCAAGTTCGTTTTTTTAAAAATCTCTTTAGAAGTGTAATAACTTCATTGGGCGTAATTCTATACCTGAGGACCAACATGGAAGAACCAATTCTCATAAAATCCCTTATTATTTGTACAAGTTGGGGACCACTTTTGTCAAGTATTCTTGACCTTGATGGAGTAAAAACACACAAACTTGCTAGTGGAAGCCACTAGATAATGAGACCAAaagatattatatttggctcaaTTTTATGCGCGTGACATCGGTTAATAAAAGTACTTATCTTCAAGAAACTGTTGGGTGTAAGCTGTCCAAACCGAAATCACAAGTATCCGAAATCTTTTCAAGGAAGGGATGTATTGGAACCCTAAAATCGCATTCAAAGACAGCAACTGAAATACCTGCTCTAAGATGATCTTTCAACGAAATAAGATCATACACTGTATCTCCATTTTTGGGTTTGAAAATCAAGAAATCATCGAGTACCATAAACAAAGCTTTCGGATTTTTAATATCATTGTCATCAAGGGTATTAGGAAGGTTAGTAGCTGGAAACGATAAACGATGTATCATCATCAATTATCTCTATGTTATTCCAAATActagtattcaaaataatagtATCCGATGAAGATATTTCATCGGCTTCTTTTAATTAAGAAATTTTCTCGATTTCAGTTGTTGTCAATGCAATGCAAGGATGAAAATGACGATGGATTTCACGATGAAACTGATGCTCATTGGAAGCAGACATCTGCGATTTCAAAGGAAAAAGAAGAAGTTTAGAGTGGTCCCGAGCAAAAAGAAAAATAGGTGGTCGAATGTTTAAAGAATATTATGAAGATTGTTTACCTTTTTCAAATCTAAGAATACTGGCTGAATAATGGCAGAGAAGAAGAAAGACGATCGAGCTCTTTTTCCGAGAACTACCACATGGCGGTTTCTAAAACTCAGTATTATTGAAATAAAGCACCAAAGTGAAGAGATATATTATTTGAAGAGAGGTCAAATGGGGTCATGAGATTTTCATATGACaaagaaaaattatttattttcttgTTTGAAAAATAAATGATAAATTGACACGCACGAAGCTGGATCGCTAATGTACAGATTAGTATAGATACTTTAAGGGAATATAGGAAAATATGTTAAAAACGAGAGCATCTTAGAGAATTTGGTGTATAAAGGAAGAGAATTTGGTGTGCAAGGAATTTAGTGACCCACATTGACATTGAATTTAAATCAAATTCAATATTATTTCAAGACTTTGATACATGAAGTTCTTAAGGCATTGTTTTAATAACAATCATCATGGCCCGCAAGCATATCCAAGGTACCATATTTCTTTATATATTCATAAATTTCAATGTCCAAAGGCTATACCAATTGCTACCTATTCCCGCATCCAATGACTGCCCTGACTGTGTCAAACGATGACTGcgaataaataatataaaaatcattatattttatttttgtgtATCTAGAGGTTGTGATGATTACTGCGTTCAAAGATTTTTTTGCACTGAAAACTATGGCAATTATACTCGAATAAACAATCTTGTCAATCTTATAGATTCAAGGAGCTGactgaaaataaaaataaagtcTACTAAAATTTGAAGTGTTTATTAAAACTATTGAAGTGTTTATTAAAACTATCATCTTTAAAAAATACTGGGGACCTGTTGATACAATAATATATTTATTGGGTATTTGATGGATGGACCTATGGGCTTGTTTCTGAAAGACGAATTTATATGGACTTAATTGGACTGAATAAAGACATGTTGATATGTGTTTCCAAAAACTTCACCAGTTATCTATAAAAATGTTCAATCTGATCCAATAACCGAGAAATCCGAGCCAAATGCTCAAGACGGTGGAAAAATAGTATTACATCGAAAACTTAAATTTAGAAGGATCCGGATACATGAAAAATACTTGCCTCCAAAGTAATAGAGTATGGGCTTGGCCTAATTATAATCGAGATAGAAATACGTGAACTTGATTCCTATAAATACGGGTATGTAGGCACCTAGAGAGTGATCCAGAAATCATTATTGATTAATCTATTCTCAAGAACAGTTTCAAAAATCTCAAAACCCTAATTGTGTTTATTTATTTAGATCTTTAATCTTGTTATCTCTATCTGAATACCCAAATACAAATTCAATCTTGAAGCTTAGTTTTGACGAAAATCGGCTTGAACAATGGCCCGTAACAGCAGTGGTGCTCTCGTAAAGGTTGTTTGTTGCAGGAAGTGTAATATTGCCCCAGAGGTGACCGAGGTCATATGAATTTGGGAAGCTCTAAGCTGGATAAAGACACAAACATGGTTAAATGTGGGTATGGAAATAtgattttaattattattcaagCCATATGATGTTCATATGTTTTTTGGGCATAAAATGAAAGCATTTTATTAAACTTTCAAATCATCatacaaaataaaattaaagattTGGTGGACATCCCCACCACTCCAATTACGAGAAGCTACTAAACTTGTGTGCCTCGCTATTTCATGAGCCACCTTATTCACATATCGTTTAACAAAATTCAACACCATATTATGTTGATTAAGTTGATGCATAAGAGCCTTGCAATCCTCTACCACTCTGCCTAAATACGATAACGTGAAATTAGAGCACCTGATTGCTTGGATGATTGCTAGACAGTCTGACTCCACTATCACATCCTTTCATTTCATATTCTTTATCCAACACAAAGCTTCTCTAATCCCCATTGCTTCTGTAAATTCTGGTTTTACTTGTCCTTGTCTGCAGATGGAGAAAGCTTCTATGCATGAACCCTATTTATCTCGAGCAATAAAAGAGAAACTGAATATGCATGATCTTGTAAAATATGCAGCATCAACATTGACCTTTAGCCTTCCTTCGTTTGGTTTTATCCATCATTCAGTGCCATCTGCTTGAGTCATGAACCCAAGAAAAGTATCAAATGACTTATCCTGAGCTTGCCTCTATTGCCTAAAAGTATGGATTGCTGGTTCTACAACTTGAACAAACTCCGCACTTCTTTGATTCTAGACGATTTGATTTTTGTTGCTCCAGATTGACCAACAAATTGATCCCGGGATTTGCATGTCCTTTTTATACATTTCGATAGCCCTCATGAACCACTGAGTAAAAATTGTACATCCCTGGGAGATAGAGTCGTACTTTGAATACTCCCAACAAGCTTTGGCTAGCTGACATTGAACCAGTGTGTGGAAAAATGACTCCGGCTCTGCATTGCATACTGGACACCATTCATTAACAGCTACTCTCCTCATAGATAATTAATCCTTTGTGGGTAGAATACCAGAAAGAGCTTGCCATATTAAGATTTTTATTTTTTGAGGCACTTTCAAATTGCAAAGCTTTTTCCACATATTTGAGGATTCATTATCATGTTCTTCCAGATTGTTTCTTGTAAGAAGTCCATATGCACTCTTGACCGAGTAAGTGCCTAGATTTTTACTACTCTGAAACCACATATCCTTATCAGTTTTATTTAACGGAATAGACAAAATCAAGCTTGTGTCTCTTTCATTAAAAATGTCGATGATCAAATCACGATCCCATTCACGAACACCTGTAACCATTAAAGAATTAACATTCATATTTTTCAATGCTTTATTAGATGTCTGAATATAAGGACTCTCCTTATTTGGTAGCCAAGGATTATCTTCAGTACTGATGTTTTCACCAGAAACCACTCTACGTATTGCTCTTCTTTTTATCAACACTTGAGCTTCGAGAATACTTCTCCAAGCATAGCTTGGATTGTTGCCTAAAGTAGCAGTTAAGAACGAGCAATTAGAGAAATAACGAGCTTTAGATATCCTGCTAACCAAGCTGTCCGGATTTAAAATGAAACGCCAGGCTTGTTTTCCCAGGAGTGCAATATTGAACTCATGAAGTTTTCAAAAACCCAGTCTGCCTTGGCTTTTTCTTTTACACATACGATCCCAGCTAAGCCACGAGATACACTTATTTTTCTTCTTGGACGTTCTCCACCAGAATCTCGACATGATGCTCTGCTTCTTCTTACACATTTGCTGTGGTATAAGAAAAATACCCATAACATAGTTTGAGAGAGATTAGACTACTGTTTTTAGTAGTATTTCCTTTCCACCACCTGACAAATAAGTTTTATCCCACCCCTGCACTCTATCTTTGAGACGATCCTTTACATAAccaaaaaaattgatttttttccTCCCAATCATGTTTTGAAGTCCCAAATAAGATGCATTTTCTCCTGCTCCTCAATCTTCAGAATGTTGTATACGATATTTTTCTCTCTCGGTTGTGTATTCTTACTGAAGAATATGGATGATTTATCCACATTAATTCATTTCCCTAACGCACATTCAAAGATTTTCAGCATCTCGACAACCTGAAGAGCTGTTTCCGACTTTGCCTTAAAGAAAATATAGGTATCATCCACAAAGAAACGATGGGTAAGAAATGGTGCATCACGAGCAACTTTAACTCCTATTAACAGATTCCTTCTCTCAAAATTCCAAATTAATCCCGTAAGACCCtcaatataaattaaaaataagtaTGAAGATAGTGGATTGCCTTGGCGTATACCTCTAGATGGAACAATCAAACCAAATTCCTTACCAGTATGGCATATCTGATATTTAGCGGACCTCACGCATTCCATGAATAAATTAACCATGTGATATGCCAAACCCATTTTTATCAACATCATCTCTGAAAACTTCCATTTCACGCGATCATAAGCCTTACTCATATCCACTTTTAAAGCCATCCACCTTGTTTTACCCATTGACTTCCTTTTCATATAGTGCATTATCTCATATGAAATCAATATATTATATGTAATGAAATGTCCAGGTATAAATGCGCTTTGAGTTTCAGAAATCATACCATTCAGAATCCTTTTGAATCTATTGGCCAACACTTTAGATGCAACTTTATACAACACGTTACAAAGAGATATGGGTCTCAGATCAGTCATTTTAATTGGATTTGGTTTCTTAGGAATCAGCACAATATTTGTATTCTTcatattttctttaaattttcCAGTGACAAAGAAATGTCTCAGAAACTGAAACACGTCATCCCCTACTATATGCCAGTATCTCTGATAAAAACCTGGGCTCATACCGTCTGGCCCAGGTGATTTATCGGGGtgcatactaaatacagcattCTTGACCTCGATTTCCTCAATGTCCAGCATTAAGAACTCATTTTTTTCTTCTGTCACACTTCGAGAAACACATTGTATAATGCTTTCACAATTTTTATTTGATGCTGAAAAGAGATCTGTAAAATACTCGATCATTACCTCTTGAATACCATCATCCCATCCCACCATCTGCCTTGTTTTATCTTCCAAACTAGATATGTAATTCATTTTTCTTCTAGTCTTTGTCACTGCATGGAAATAGTTGCTATTTTGGTCCCCCTCGCGAAGCCAAAGCTGTTTGGAGCGCGGCTTCCAAAAAAATTCTTACTGAGAATACTCCTCCTCCAACTGTTTTGAAGCATCCTGATATAATTTTAATCGATCTATCATCCCTTCTCCCTTTCATTAATTTCATCATCTTTTTATACTGATTAATACGAGTTAAAGTTACCTATTATCTCCTTTCCCCAGCTTGATAAAATATCTGCACATAGAGCTATCTTTTCTTGAATCGACTTATGCTTGTACAAACTCCATGTTTCTTTAACAATCTGGAGACACATTGGATCCCTCAACCATGCatttttaaatttgaatttcttACTATGCTATAGTTTTGTTATGACTTTAGGCTCGAAGAAAATTGGACAATGGTCTGAAGTCAAAACTTCCAGATTCGTTAACTTATCTCTAGAAAACTTTTGAATAAAATCACTCGATATTAATGCTCTATCCAACTGAATTTCCACCCACACTTCTTTACCATGGCCTCTCTCCCAAGTATATCTATACCCTTCTATCTGCATGTCATGTAAACCACACTCCTCCAATTTTGTGTGGAAACCTCTAAGCAGCCACTAAGGGTAAGGTCTTCCTCCTCACGTGTCATCATGACTAAGAATATTATTCATGTCCCCAATGATGCACCATGGGGTTGTGTCATTCTGATGGAGATTTCTAATGAGGTCCCAGGTTTTTTGACGTTTGGCCCGATTTGGTTCCACATAAAGACAAGTTAGACGATAGTCTTCCCGATCTTTTATTATCACCTGCACATCAATATAATTTCTACTAATAGAAGAGACAGTCACCTCGTTCATGTTTCTTTAGAATAGAGCTAATCCTCCACTCTATCCTTGAACTTTCACAGTAAAAGAGCCTTCAAAACCCAACTTGTTTCTTACGTACTCCACTCTGCCTTTTTTACAAAGAATTTCACTAAGAAAAATATAATTGGAATGCTTCTGGAGGTTTAACTCCAATAGGAATTGGAAGGCTCATGGGGTCCCAAGCCAACAAAAATTTCAACTAATAAGACTCATTGTTGAGGGGGGGACCCCTATTGTAGATCCCGCCACTTGCCCATTTTTGAATCCAAAGGCATAGTTGGATTTTTGTTAAAGTCTTGATCATATCATCTGTTATTATTCCGTATAGGTCCACTTCATACTGTTAATTCAGCCCAATAGAGGTTCTTCATTTTTTGTTTTCAATTACTGTAATTCCTTTATTTGCTCCTTCCAATTTGTTTTCCAGCTCTATCTTATCCTTTGTATTCAAAACATCAAAATTCCTGCCTATCTCTTTACTCCGAGAACTACTTCCATGATTAGCGCCCACCATATCTGGTTCCTGATTTTTAGGATCTAAATTTTATGCTGCCGTACTCTTCCCAACTCCTTCGGATGCAGCCGTGTTCCGGTCACCGACTTCTTCTCCTTCCCTTAACCACTTTGATCCTATATGATGGATTTTATGTCGTAATGGAGCTCTCATCCATGCTCCGTATGGTTTTGTAATCTCATATATAGCCATCTCAAACAAACGACTACCGAATTTTTCTGAATGCCCCATAATCCCACATATAAAACATAAAGTTCGTACATTCTCGTATTTGAAGTTGATCCAAAACCATTCTGCTCCTGATTGCCTAATCTTCATCTTTCTTTTTAGAGGTTGTGTCACGTCAATTGAAACTCTAACCCTCAGGTACTCCCACCATGTGCCTGTAAAATTCTTTGAGCATGATTCTACAAAAGAACCTATGTAATTCCCTATCTCCTTCGGTACTCGTTCTGACATAAAACCCACACGTAAGTCGTACACCTGCACCCACAATTCCAGTTTATTCAAGCTAATATTTCTCGGTACATCCCCCTCTTTCATACGAGAGATGATTAGCGCTTTCCTGTTGGAAGACCACGGGCTACCCTCCAGCACTCGTTTGATATCCAATTCGTGATAGAACTGAAATAGGTATAGATTTGGTTCGATTTCTCGTACATATACACCCTTTCCAGGTCGCCATAGTGCTGCAAATGTCTGTTTCATCGCTTCAAAATCTACCACTCCTTTTACTAAAAATGCCCTACTAAACATAGTTTTGCATCTATATTATTAGCTAAACCTGCACTGGCTTCTTCCTCTCTGATATCAAAAGTCAAACCTCCCTCTTCTTCGTCCTCCAGAGTGATGTTACTCATTGCTTCAACGATATTCTTATCCCATGACATTATTATTCCAGGGATTGAAATGAAAAATAATAAAGAATTTTGATAAAAGACAAGAACACATATAACTACGTACTTAAAACTAAATACTCACCATGTCAGATGACAAGATGCTGAGACTGAAATTGTTAATATTGTATAAGATCGATTTAAAAATTTTGTTGGACCTTTATTTTCTTTGGTGTCATAATTGACTTTGATGTGACAAAGATACAGTTCATATGTTAAGTTATCCTATCTTTGCAGAGTCATAAATGAATGCAAGAAATTTTAACCGATTTAAAGGATTAAAAAATGTCAATGGTATTTGTAAACTATCTCTGAACAAGGTACTCTTTGTTTAGGGAAATTTAATTATTCCATTGCTTCTTGTATAGTGGGAGAGTAATACCCACCTGGATCTCAATTATGTAaagatgaatattcaaaaaattaATAGAATTTCTATTCTGTGGAAAGGAATGTAATCCGTATTGAACACATATTTTATGCTAATAATATTCTCCGTTATCATAATTAATTATATAGGTTTCATGCTTCCAAAGAATAAGcttttttatcattatatatttgaaaaaaaaaataaaacttGATTAAGAGTTCcacaaaccaaataaaataaaacatgAAGTTGATAGTATAAAGTATTCGAATAATTTAAGTTTGAGTTTAACCCAATTAAActcaattataaattaattaaatttaaatattttatgaaTTGAGTTCGAATAAGTGCTTACGCTTTCAAGTGGAATGAGATCGGAATAATTTTTATATTACAACCAAAAAGTTATTAATGCCTTCATTCTACtattcaaaaaataaaaattaaaattcccACTGTTGGATTTTTATATGCCCTTTTATTGATGTTTTCTTTACGTCTTTTCATCATGTTTAATTATAATTACAAATTTTGGAAATCAGAATTAATCAGTTGAGATACGATTAGTGGCTCACCGGATCATTAATGAAAAGTAGAATGATTTATCGAATAGATCAAATATTTTTGACCTATTTATTGACAATTTATAGGAAATTTTTGAAAAGTCATCGAATTTTGATAACAGAGCCTTTAATTGTATTacattatttttgaaaaatttcaTAGGCTAcaagaaaattttataatttcttcAAAAAGTATTTCTAATTTTGAAATTTCTCAAAAACCTGAAAATAACACATAATTACCTTTTGTTTtcaaataaaatttgaataaaattaAGTTTAAATATTATATTGTATTTGTTTGGCGCGAATGTAATGGAGGCTACATAGAAGACCAAGGCAACGTAAATTTGTAATGCTAAATGAAAATGAGTGTGGTAGTGGTAGACTGTTTTCTTCTGATTGTAATTTGTAATGCATATAATATTCGcttttgaatttgtttttgaaaaTTGAGGGCACACAACTtggattttaaataatttattaaaattttaaagtaTTCAATTTATGTTTTTAAGAATCtttcaaaattttgaaatattgactcaaaattttaaaaaatattttaaaatcttgTGATATCCAATTAAGATTTGAAACAATTCTTAAAATCTCCTATTATTCAAAAAGTGATTTTTTTTTGGATTCTACAAAATGACGGATTTTCTAATATTTAATATCTTttaaaatatttctaaattttataaaattttaaataactaGGCATTTTTGCTCGCGCTACGCACACTTATTATCTGATATTTTAGCAATACAAAGAAATAATCACCCTTTTAATTAAATTATCGGACAATCAAAATCATATGGATGCACCTAAGATATCATCGTGATATGTAAGAAAAACTACaaccaatattgtttgataaAACCTAAACATAAATGCAAGGATTCTCGACTTAAATATTGTGAACCAAATGtggatttaatttttatatgattagaTATAAAGATATGATCCTAAAAAAGACCTTAAGAACAATAGCAAAACTTTGTTACATATTATAATGTATATGTCATCACGTATCTTGCTTAACATGTAGAGGTCATCGCATATCTTGCATCTTGCTCTTGTAATAAAAAAAATAGACAATTATGCATGAGAAAAGGTAGAACAATTTAAATACTCTCTTTGATATGCAGAGTTTGACGGAGGTGGCCATATTCCAAATGTTTAATAATGCCCAAGATGTAAAATCTTGGAGAAGGGTGTGTTGATGATCAATTAGAGGACCAACAACTGGCTAATATAATTTAGTTCAGTAAAATAATGAGGAGGGTACAGTGTGAAAATATTTTATCGTGTAG from Apium graveolens cultivar Ventura chromosome 5, ASM990537v1, whole genome shotgun sequence includes the following:
- the LOC141660869 gene encoding uncharacterized protein At4g02000-like; translated protein: MKQTFAALWRPGKGVYVREIEPNLYLFQFYHELDIKRVLEGSPWSSNRKALIISRMKEGDVPRNISLNKLELWVQVYDLRVGFMSERVPKEIGNYIGSFVESCSKNFTGTWWEYLRVRVSIDVTQPLKRKMKIRQSGAEWFWINFKYENVRTLCFICGIMGHSEKFGSRLFEMAIYEITKPYGAWMRAPLRHKIHHIGSKWLREGEEVGDRNTAASEGVGKSTAA